TCATTGGTCTTcatatttaaatgtataaataCAGCATTCCATTGGATAGATACCCAACAAATGGCCCTCCTCAAAAGGACAGGAACACACTTCTTCATGGATAGTCAGTGGCTATATTTAATAAGAGTTTCGAAGTCCATAGTAAGAAGCTCGGCTGATTAAAAAACCCATGTCTTCAAACTATTTGACTTTTGTGGGCTCAGTGGCATATGCACTATTATGTTTCTCTCTTGGAAGGAGAACTATAGCCCTAGAGTTATCATGGATGGTCCACCATGTCCTATGAACAGTAAGTGGCATCCACATTACTAGGGAGCATTTGTGGAAACTGATGAAATGGGAAAAGAGAAGAGCCATCTGCAGAATGAAGCAATTAAAAATGCTTTATGAAAATGAAGCAGTTTTAAACAGGCAGATTTGtattgtctgacaattttgtagTTGCAAATGCAACAGTATATTATCGTCTACTTTGGTACAAGAGAGAAGCAAGGTTGTTGAAGAGATAGTTTGTTTTAAGTCATTGGACTAGCTGGGATATTAAATAAATGTTAAGGGGCGCTGATTTGGCCCAAAAtacatttcttcctttttaaaaaaaaaaaagtttgccatGTGCATGGAATTCACCCAGTTTCCCAAAGCAAGTTCTTTATACCtctctttttaaacacacaatCTATTCCAAAAGAATGTCTGATGTCCAACATTCATGAGCAAGCCTACAACCAGTGACAGGTGGAAAACGAAGGAAACTTTTTTAGTTAATggaaattatttctattttaaacacTTGACACGCATCTATAAAGTGAAGTCGACAGATTATGAAAAGAGCTGACGTGTTCtttataaaagatttaaaaaacccaaacatcatCTTTGCATAAGATGTAGGGTCTTTAACAACATATTTACAATGATGTATGAAAGATTCTGCAAAATATAAATCAAGAATCAGAAATGTAACTTTAGCATTTGCGTTTATGAATAGAATAGTGATGGACAAATTTATAGCACACGtttaatttgtcaacatttaTGCAGCTGAAATGCTTTCAAAATTCCATGGGTTAAAAAGCAGCCCACCATTGCAtcaaattaacaaaaatatatttactaaCAATGCATATGTATGCAGAAGCATGTCTGATATTATAGCGATATTTTATCATTAATAGGCCATTCGCTTTATTGAATGTCATGATGTAAACTGAATGTGTTGCTTTGTCACATAAATATTAATCCTGATTGCTTTTTCTCTCCTACTAAATCAACTGATTCAGCTTTTTGAGAAAGACAaagggaggtggttttatttttatatggtgCCCTTAGCCACCCAATCGCTATAAAAAAATCCCCTATTTACACTGCACTTTCACATCACTTAGTTTTCCAAATATTTCCCAGATACAGACAAGTAGAGGTTGCTGGTTTTAAGTAGGAAGTCAAGTGTTTTCTTAATATTACTGTCTCAAATAGAGTTTTCTGTAGACGATATTCACAAAATGTAATGCACAAAGGGCCAACATAGTGGAAACATAATTCAAAGTTACATACTATGGAAAAGTGTGATCACTTGttctttttgtaaaacaaaacactttgtaaCACAGTTAGCAATACACATCCAATATGTCCCATTTCTGGTAATTTTTTACATCAGACTATATGTAGTGTTGGTGATCCTCTGCCTTTAAAGCTATTCTGGGAGTATAGAGGTTAGCCTCCATTACTTCTGGGTCAGATACAAGCGACACCTTTGCAATAACAAGCACAAAAGTCTAAGCTCTGTGTTAAACAGACCTGTCACTGACATAAgaatgtaaaaatgtaatttactgGAATCACTTCCTGGCCAAAGTTAATCAGGAGTGACACACACAAGGCCTATGGATGGATCTAATGAAAACTTTATTCTGTTACTCCTCACTTGATTAGGTCAACTCTTGTGTACACATTATAAAAATCTCCCAATTAGTACACTCCTGTCTGAGGACACTGAGCCGCGTGATACTGTGCATTGATTGGGGTGCCCAATCTATAAGACAACAAATAAAGGCCACATATGAAACTTGTCAGGAGCACAAAGGCCATACTGAATCTGAGGACAcatattcaaataaaaatgcacacAACACCATGTGCTCATACTTGTCTTTCTTGAATGATGAATGGAAATTGCTTGGAGTAATTCAGCCCTGCAgctggctggattttttttactATGACTGCAAGGTGAGGCCAGAAGCTGCATTTTAGAACTTCACTAGTCACACTTTGGGGATCCAAAATTTACCCACAAAGTTCTGCTTTTCCTTCTTCTTGCCCCAGAAAGGTGTCCCATGCCTATCTATTTCCTAATGCTACACATGGGCCCCAATTCTGCTCTGGGATGCAAGCACACAGTTCCCACTGAGTCCAGTGGAAACTGCATAAGTTCATGTGGGGGCAGATTCTTGTCCTGTTCATTTTTGATTTTATAGCCAGGGGTCTTGTAGGAATACCAAACCTGGTCATCTTACAGATAAAAGGAAGTATAGTATTCACTGAATATATATAGCCACATACAATATGTTCATCAGCATGAACACACATATATATGCATATTTTCAGAAATGATCTCCTTGTTAGAAGCATTAACCTTTTCCTTCATATGGATCTTATGAAATTTCTTTGTTTCCAGTTATATCTTCTATGTTCAAAAATAAAGTTGTGTGGTTAGGTTTGTCAGTTTATCAAGCGGGTGATAAGAGACCAGTATTCATTTTCACCCTTAAAAAAACGTGATTTGCAATCAGACAGCTTGGTCTTGAGATTTGTGCTTATGGGAAGGGAGATGGGAAGGAGAGTATGTTTTCTATGCAACAGCCACATGGGTGATCAAATCCAGCAATGCTCACCCCATTACATGCATGAAGGCCAATTCAAAACTGCTTGGACATCCTTCTCCTCACTCTCCCCCATCAAAATACTTAACGTAAAAAACTGTTACATGTTACAGCAGAAGATACTACAGTTGATGCTTTTTCAAAGGAGGTGTGAAAATGCATTTACATTGTTTGTCAGAAACCTGTAATATCAAAAATTATATTCAGTAAATCACCTCAAACTCTCTCTGAAAATGCATTCTACAAAAGAATGTTGGGAGTTACAAAATCATCATTATCCTAGTTACAGCTTTGTTACTTTACAGCTGTAACTTTCCCCCCCCTTCCAGAATTGATTCTAGGGAAACTCCATcataaaaacagattaaaacaaaaatttctaCTATATTTCACAAGACATGCTGCTCCAGATATGAAATTACTATTTGTTGCTTAGATAaagtataacatttattttataaaacaatcaATCAATGTAGTTTTACCAGGCACATTTGAACAGTGAAAAATCCATGAGATTTTTAAGGTGGTTGTGCAGAAATCCAGTATTTCCCCCTTCAAGATGCAAAAGACATGTGGTGAAAGAATCACTACATATTAGCTGGATTTTGTCTTAAAAATTCTGACTTTTGTGAATTTTACACCCTTTGTGAAAAAATCCAAAGGCTTTGTGCAAGTCGGGGCTTAAGTCTAAcgtttgccttaaaaaaaaaaaaagtggaagtcaattTGCTGCTCACAAAAATGAGGGACTAAATGACATGGCTTCCTCCATACAACTCTGTCATTGCACTTCTGTGTTGCCAGGCTTCAACCTACCTTAAGTAGATCTGACAGTGAATTGTGCCAAGGAGCACTGTGGTTTTGTGACATACAACATGGGAACTATGATAAAAGTAAAGTTCATGCTCATGTATGATGTGGTATCAAATATGAACTTCAGTTTCTAAAAGTGAAAGACTAGTGTACTAAACCCAAAGCGCCACCTAGCCAGTGAACAGATAAAAAGGTTAGAGCAATATGGAAAGCCTCAGGAGTTGGCAATTTCAAGTGAACTGTGCTAGTTCCAATTTTACACTGCTATTTGCCAACTAAACAACCCCCCATTAAATTGTACAGAATTAAAGTAGCTCTCTTCACTTCAAATGTAAAACTCTGAATCCTAAAATAGTGACTCCACTATCAGTGGAATAAAAGCCATTCTGGGCAATTTTAGATTTAGGTATGGAAGATAGAAAGAGCAATATAGTGAACCATGTCTGAATAGGCAAAATAGAGGTTTGGTAGGAATTAAGTCATTTGAGTGCACGAGGactgaaaaactaaaaataattgtgtttaTACAAGGAATGAGGGACATAGTTTCAGAGAAGGATATACCCTGTATCCCAAACTCAAGAGAGATGCAGAGCAGCCAAACAAAGGAACCAGATCAGTTTCTTTTAACACGGTAAAAACTACTcaataattacattattttttcaaCATTATGTTCATCCtattaattaattttgttaggtGAAAAACTATCATAAATGTTGTCCAAAGCACACTGCAACAGAGTGTCTGTTCCCAGAAAAAAAGGGCTCCTTTTACACTCTGAAGGAAAAGTGCCAGATATTAAACCTAGTGACCATATTCTAAGCTCCTGCTGTATTACAGTGAACATATTTCCACAACTACGGACTAGAAAGTGACCATGTCCTCCAACACTGAGACTTAGGGAATGACCTCTGTTTCTACTGGTAGTGACATGAACAACTGAATGTAGTGTGCTTTATATTCTCCTTTCTACGATTTTCCACAGAGTGTGTCCTCTGAAAATTCAGAATTGCATTCAATCATATTTGGGTGTAACTTTGTGATTTTATCTGGAAGTTAGGCTAATATACCAATGTCAGTTGATAAAGGttgtgcgtttttttttttttaaatctcatatcAGTGTCCCTCTTGAAATTAGCTAGCCTTTTGTTAATTGTTTGTTTTACAGGATCGAGAAGGGTACAGTAATTTAGTAGGCACATTACTCAGGTGCCAATGAGCCAGAAAACTGCAGCAAAAGTCAACATTGCAGCAAGTAACTTTACAGTACAGTACATGAATGGTTTATTAAAATGTGTATACATTTCCTAAATTATTGCCTAATGCTCCAGAAGGCAGTATTTACCAAACACTGAAGCCTCAAAACGGCACAAGCCCATTTATCACCATCCTGGAATGTGTTAAAACTGGTTGGTCTGAACATGAAGAAGAGCCACAtttggggtggaacacagcattgATAGAACACAACACAAACATCCGTTCTTCAGTCCACCTCTCTCTGGATGAGATTCACTACGCCACGGGAGTAATCTGACACAGCACATGAGTTAAACCAAAGCAGAAACAATCATCATAAATACCGAGCAAAGTGGACCTACCAGAGCAGCTACACTTATGGGATGAACTGTAAGTGGTGCCGATTTCATGAAGTACTACAATttggtttaactttttttctcttttttaaaaaaatgtgctttCTCCATGGATCAATGCTCCACCTACAGTTCCAAGCATTATTAcaggtttttattgtttaaatgacAGACTTCCCCCTTACACATACCCTTCATTGCATTTGCCATGTGTTTCTTTCTGTGGTGTTAAAAAATATCAGATCAGGCAAATCCCAAGGGACAGTTtacatttgtgttttgtttctgcaGATCTCCATCACAGATGGAATTTTTGCTAGTCATTTCTTGGAACCAATCCATTAGCAGGAAAACTAAGAGCAGAGAAAATAAATCCCATGTGAtagaggaggaggaatggagaATCAATAAACAAGCAAGAATCAGTTTTCCACTGGGGTTGGATTTGCTAAGGGCTGGCTCACAATGACTTGCACCACATAATCCTTCGGGATTTTCAGCTCCTCCAGTTTCATTTTGTCTGCGAGCGGCCTGCCTGAGAAGAACCAGCGCTGGCTGCTGGGCTCCACTCCTTCCACCGTATGCAGTCGCCTCTTCATGTGATATACCGTGTCCATACTGCGGACCATAAGTTTGAGGTCTTTGCCTGTTGAGAGGCGCAAGCGAAGCTGGCATTCATGCCCAGAATTGGGTGGTGGATCGGGAATATCTAGAGTCTCCAGGTCTCCCTTCTCCTCTATCATATTGATAGGTGGGGCCAGGCAGTAGACTGGAAGCTGGTATCTGTTGCCCAGTTCATCGTAGCACTCTGTAAGAGCACCTTTTGGAGACAGAGGAAAAAACAgtataaataaatgcattttacacTTAAATCAAACTGGTGGTAACCACAAAAACATTTGTTCTTGTTCATTAGAAAAATGGTAGACTGCATTATATGCATGTGATTAAAATTACAGAAAGTTTTGGATAGATGTTACACTATTATAGGCCTGAAATTTCACAAGTTAGAATCCCTTTTTCTCCCAAGCCCCTTGATGGTGCCCACCCCAATGagaacaaaaatacatttcagcaTTCACGTTAAAGCAACAAGGAAATTGGTTTAGAGTCTTGGATAAGGAGTTCTCTCACTACTGATGTTGTAAGTGAGGTTCGACAACTCAGGAATTATAACTTACATTTACAAAGCTATTAATAAGAATCACAGCGTGTACACTGCAAGACACGCTTCTCACCATGAGACTTTCAAGAATTACACTAGAAAAATGTGGCAGAGCTACATTTTTAGCAATAAAGTTTTCAGTTAAAGTAAGTTAAAGAGAGAATTCAAGCCTGACTACCTATGTCACATATCACATTAATGCAGTTTGTCAGGAAAATGAGATGCAGTGGAAGCTAGCCTTTGATTTCCTAAATCAGAGCAGAAATCCGCTCTCAGTCAGTGGAGTTAAAAAGCATACATTTGCATACCAAGGAAATGCTGCAACGTTGTCTTGCATTTACCTGCTTGTAATGAATTTTCTCATTCTTGCCCCTAGATGGGGCACATACACTTGCAAGATTATCCATCTTTTTGTAGTTACAAATGTTTGAAGATGAGCCAAGTCCCTGAgctacagaatattttaaaaactctttgaCTCTGCAGTTTTGCACATGCCATCCCAACTGTTTCCCATTAGAAATTAAGGCCTTTTCTAGTTGGAGGCTTTTTTCATGCTGACAGTGAATTGCCTTAAACATTGCTGTTTGGTTGATCAGCAAAAATTACTGCAACATGAAATTATAACTTGGGGACATACTGCATAGCTCTTAAATTTCATTCTAAGAGTCGCATCTGATGCTGAGAATCACTTTCTTTGAAACAGAAACCTAcacattctttttaaatattctgttttttaaaaagacatgtttAGCTCATTCCTCACCAACATAAATTAAACATACAATGAGCATTGActgattaaaatataaatgtcCCAAAAGCTGTCACATATCAGGACTTTCATCTCTATTTGTGTGACCAGCAACAATCATTATTCTGTGGGTTTCATAAGAAATCCAGAGGAATATGGTTTTCCCGCAGCaaagtaagtttttaaaaaacgaaCAAAACATGAAAGAATGATATATGGAATGGACTTAAACATCTATGAAAAATGGAGCACTTCTAGTAATCAGTCAAGTGAAGCTGCCCTGAACTCAAATATTATCCAGTGATAGTTGTGTCCCCAAACTGCCTGCTCTCTTCTAGTAGAAGGTCCTTTTTTCCCTAAAATGGTCAAAAGGGCAGCTCCACTACACGAAAGAAGATAAATGGCTGTACTACCAATCTCAATCTTGTGCTGTCTTGTGCATTCCACAGTAAACCAAGCAGGAGTAATTAACACTTAATCCGTAGCTCACCGGGTACTTTATATAAAGTATGGACAGGAGAAATAACTAACTCCTTCAGTTCTCACAGCCCAAcgattttttttgccctttttttttgaatacacatttttattttgaataccTAATCAGTATAGCAAATATCCAACACAGCAAGATTAATTTTTCCTGTGAACAGTAAATTTATTTTTTGAGTGCTTTGCTACGTGCAACCAAATAGGTCTAGCATTTTTATAGTCCCAAGGAAGCTAAACTATATACCactatcaattaaaaaaaaaacgtatTTGCCATAAAAGAAAACTACTTCTTaggctgtggcagggcagggccatCAAGGGGTTAATATGAAATACAATGGTAACATACAATTAGGATAGGCTTGCCAAGGGATTTCTTCATGACCCATCTGCCTAGTCCATTTGAACTAACACCAATGCCAAAGTATATGCTATAAACAGCAGGTTGCTTAAACATAATCAGGTAAGCAATATTAAAACCCAGCTAATTCAGAGCAGTCTTCTTGGAATATGCACACAATTCTCTGAGGACTTTGAAAGGGGTAAACTAAAGTTGCCGTCTCGCCACTGAAAAAGGCACAGTCTAATGACAGGACTAGGAAAGGTTTAAGATAAATTATAAgtataaaaaaatgtatttggaacCCTGTCTTCAAACCTTGCAATCTTTCTCCATcactgtgaaatatttttaagattCTTGAAAATCCTTAAATGTgccaatgcagctgcgccgctgcagcacatctggtgaagatgttcCATGCCaattggagagagctctcctgttggcataaaaaCACTACAAAGCAAATAGCAGAAgctgtgtcggtgggagaagctctcctgccgagacagtgctgtgcacacgaaCACTTATATCAGTGTAAGGGGGCTGGTTTATTCACCCCCGAGTGACCTAAGTTACGCCGACAcaggctgtaatgtagacatagcctgagcaTTTAACTAGAAACAAAACACACGTGAAAGAAGGACAAAACTGAAGTATCCTCTGACAAAGTTGGTTGTCAGTGTTGGAAAGCTCATGTCACCCAATATACTTACAGTGTTATACATTTAACATTATTCTTCATTTGCTGAGTGCCAAAAATACTTGGCATTATGTAAAACAGAGGGAAAAATGGGTCCCTGTCCCAGGGAGCTTTCAgtcttttcaaataaaaatggaacTATGCAATTAGAACCCCCATTATCAGTGTGGTTCTGGTCCCATTCAAGCATCTAATCCACATAGAGGTTTATGAAACTATTGTAGGCTTTGGACTAAGGAAACTAGGTTCTCTAGCTAAGGTGGTGGATGTTCATATACTTAGATCTAGaagtcctgggttcaaatccccatGGACAAGTGGTGttgtattaaaaaaattacatacaCAAGTTAATAATGAAAAAATGTCATATCTGCTTGAATTCAAAAGCGAAATCATATCTGACTATATTCACAACTGggtgaactctttttttttttcttttttttttttttttaagaaaatacagTGAAATTCAaattatttgcaaaatatttgtgaATGATACATCAGCTATCATTACAAGGACTGTCTTATTAATAACAGATTGATGCTCTTCAGACTCCTGACATAGtgtgtatttttattatacaTAGTAACTAAACAGAGAAGTAAATACAGTTTGACTGCTCAAAGCTtttatttttgctggtataattgAAAACTTTCTGTTACTGATCCATACTAAAAGGCACATTTGAGCTTATGTtcaggccagtggttttcaaactttttttcatttgcggacccctaaaaaatttcaaatggaggtgtggacctctttggaaatcttagaaaGTCTGTGGATCCCTAGGGATCCTTGAACCGCAGGCTGAAAAGCACTGTTTatggcaggcctgcacaactcgtaaagcggtgagggccatattactccaaagaaaacagctgagggccgaagccccccggccccgccgaacccccccccagcaccacccagccccccaaaaaacacaacCCCCTCCCAGCGCCGCCCGCCCCATGGAAAGAatcccccccagcgctgccgaaacacccccctgAAACAACCCGCCCCCCGGGGGCCGCCTGCCccgtggggaaaaaaccctccttccccagcgccgccctgCTGAAACAGCaatattgaaccttggtaatatgttatagctggcccctaaggtagtataattaaggtaaaagaaaaatgtctttttgctagaagaagatgatcttccccccactttgtaatcaattgccctgttgaatgaatgaggtgtgaatgaggaacgTGTGGAAGGCAGCACTTCCTgtcagctgcaacccttggagagggaatgggagccagaccagctcagtagaacaggtcagccatcgcctcctcagcccccctcccctggctcgcCTACTAActccctgccactgcccacccgctcgcctcctcagccccacaCTGCCCCGGCTCACCTACTGAGCCCCCTCCCCGCCACTGCCTgcccgcctcctcagcccccccNNNNNNNNNNNNNNNNNNNNNNNNNNNNNNNNNNNNNNNNNNNNNNNNNNNNNNNNNNNNNNNNNNNNNNNNNNNNNNNNNNNNNNNNNNNNNNNNNNNNNNNNNNNNNNNNNNNNNNNNNNNNNNNNNNNNNNNNNNNNNNNNNNNNNNNNNNNNNNNNNNNNNNNNNNNNNNNNNNNNNNNNNNNNNNNNNNNNNNNNNNNNNNNNNNNNNNNNNNNNNNNNNNNNNNNNNNNNNNNNNNgccccccccccccgcccgccccccccgccgcttccccccccccccccccccccgcgggccacacagtgagcccacgcgggccaCATGTTGTGTAGGCCTGGTttatggtaatgacaacctttcatggatcccttagacatagtctgcggactgCTAGGGGTCCGTAGACGAGAGGtcgaaaaccactggtttaggccACAAAGTCATCCAACAAGAAGTGGCATTAATAGAACGTTAAGATCCCaatagaaaaagaagaaaagggcaATTCACTTTATAGTTCCTCCTTTTGGTTATTTATATTAATCACTGTGGTAAAGATTAAAGTGATACCATATTttaggagggggggggaaagggtgtaATGGACTATTTTAAAACAATCTGTGGCACCTGCCAGTGAACCAGTATTTCAGGTGTAATAGAAGCTCTCTCAGCCCTCTTGACTGCACGGTAAGTGCCCTGTACATAACTATATGCAAGAGGCTGGGAATACAGGAGGATACGGCAACAATGGGAAGGAAAGGGTGGATGAAGCTTCATTAGAGAAAGTGACATGTAAGATGGCCTACTATAATTTTGCGTCACTGTCTCAAGGAAGTAGAAACCACTAGTTTACTTCCTTTGGCAGCATGCTTAACTTAAGCAGcggttttaaaataattttaaagtgcAAATCACATCCCTTCTACGCCATAGGCACATAACacaaaaaacggttacctacctttcttaactgttgttcttcgagatgtattgttcacgtccattacacattaggtgtgcacgCGTTGCGTGcatggacgtcggaaactttttccctcagcggctcccgtcgggtcgGCAGGGGTCCCCCCGCCAGAGCGGTGCCCCGCTCTagtgtatatatatccctgcaggccTGACCCTCCCTCGGGTTCCTTCTTGCCGctgactccgacagaggggaaggaggggggggggagtgtagtggacgtgaacaacacatctcgaagaacaacagttacgaaaggcaggtaaccgttttttcttcttcgagtgattgttcacgtccattacacattaggtgactcacaagcttaccactggaggagggtaggagtcaagtAACAATTGAttggagcacagccctgccgaccaCCGCGTCCTCCCGGGTCTGATGATGGACTGCGTAATGGGCTGTGAATGTATGTACCGACGACCAGatggccgctttacagatttcctggagtggaacctgcgccaagaaagccgccgaggatgcttgggccctagtcgagtgagccctGATCGCCGGGGCTGGCACTTTGGCGAGCTCATAGCATGTGCGGatgcaaagcacaatccatgCTGATAATCGTTGAGCCGAGATAGGCTGGCCTTTCATTCTCTCCGCAATGGCAATGAACAGTTGTGTCGACTTGCGGAATGGCCTGGTCCGTTCCAGATAGAATGCCAAGGCTCTACGGACATcgagggtatgtaggctgcggtggcttgggtccgtatggggtttggGGAAGAACACCGGTAAATAAACGTCCTGCCCCATATGAAATTGTGTgaccaccttagggaggaatttggggtgtggtctcagctgcaccttgtccttataaaaaactgtataaaggggttccgaagtgagggctctcaattccgataccctcctaGCCAATGTAATGGCCACTAGAAacgctaccttccatgagaggtgcatgagagagcaagaggctaggggttcaaagggtggtcccatgagtttagttaggaccaggttaaggttccATGTAGGGACcggcgggcgcgagtagggaaacaccctttccagccccttgaggaatcggacTACTGTGGGGTTGGAAAATACCGAAAAACCCAACTCTCCCGGGTGGAACGCCAATATGGCGGccagatgcactttaattgaggAGGGGGCAAGCccttgatgcttgaggtgcagcaAGTAGTCCAGTATTGATGGGATGgaggcctgcagaggctgtatgtgatTATGCttgcaccagtgggagaacctcttccatttggcaaggtaggtcgttcttgtggagggcttcctactaccaaggagaATTTGTTGGACCTGGTGGGAGCACCTATTCTCTGTATTGTTTAGCCAGAGAGATTCCAGCCCGTGAGATGTAGCAACGGTAGGTttgggtggagtaggcgaccccgGTCCTGTGTGATGA
This DNA window, taken from Trachemys scripta elegans isolate TJP31775 chromosome 8, CAS_Tse_1.0, whole genome shotgun sequence, encodes the following:
- the UBTD2 gene encoding ubiquitin domain-containing protein 2 isoform X2, producing the protein MTDGQLRSKRDEFWDTAPAFEGRKEIWDALKAAAHAFESNDHELAQAIIDGANITLPHGALTECYDELGNRYQLPVYCLAPPINMIEEKGDLETLDIPDPPPNSGHECQLRLRLSTGKDLKLMVRSMDTVYHMKRRLHTVEGVEPSSQRWFFSGRPLADKMKLEELKIPKDYVVQVIVSQPLANPTPVEN
- the UBTD2 gene encoding ubiquitin domain-containing protein 2 isoform X1, whose amino-acid sequence is MGGCVGSHHDSSGSLNENSDGTGVALGRNQPLKKEKPKWKSDYPMTDGQLRSKRDEFWDTAPAFEGRKEIWDALKAAAHAFESNDHELAQAIIDGANITLPHGALTECYDELGNRYQLPVYCLAPPINMIEEKGDLETLDIPDPPPNSGHECQLRLRLSTGKDLKLMVRSMDTVYHMKRRLHTVEGVEPSSQRWFFSGRPLADKMKLEELKIPKDYVVQVIVSQPLANPTPVEN